In Candidatus Nomurabacteria bacterium, the DNA window CAAAGACGCTTCAGACGAGAAAAGAAATGCTCTCAAAGAAGCTCTTTCCAAGGTTTCTATAACTTCCAAGGTTTTTGTAGATAAAAAAGAGGAGAAGAAAGAAGAAATCCCAGAAGCAAAGAAAAAGACTATAGAGGATTTCAACAAAAGTATAAGTAGTATCAAAGAAGACGAGCCTACTAGAGTCATAGAAAAACCAAAAGAAACAAAGAAAGAACCAGAAAAAAACAAAATTTCACCTGAAGAATTATTAAAAATTTTTGATGAATAAAGTAGGCAAGATCACAATATTTGTTTTTATATTTTTGTTTTTTACACAAAGGGCGAGTGCGCTCGTTATAAACGAGGTCATGTATGATCTAGATGGAACTGACACAGATAGAGAGTGGATAGAGATTTACAATGACGGAGGTTCTAGCTTGGACATAGAGGGATACAAGTTTTTTGAAGCAAACAGTAATCATACTCTTACAATATATTCTGGTAGTTATGTTTTGCCAGCAGGGTCTTATGCTGTGATTTGTCAAAAACCAGAAACTTTTCTTTCTGATTGGCCGGGTTTTACTGGTACTCTTATAGATTCTAGTTTCTCTCTTTCCAACGAGTCTGGAGAGTATCTAGAGATAAGAGATTCCAACCTCGCTACGGTTGCAACTCTTTCTTATGATCCAAGTATTGGTGCCGCTGGTGATGGTAATTCGCTTAACCGCAATGGTTCGTCTTGGATAGCGGCTTCTCCGTCTCCTGGGTCTAGCAACAATACTTCTTCTAATTCTAGTAACGACAATACTGACAACACAACTACTACCACAACTACAACAGCTTCTTCTAGCTCCGGATCACCGACTTCTTCTGGAGAAACTGTACAGAAGCAATCTTCTTGGTCTATCACTTTTTCTATGCCGAGTTCCGGATATGTGGGTGACGAAATAGAGATAGAAGGGATTGTAAAAAATCTTTTTCTAGAAAGAATACGGTCAGGGTTTTTTTTCTGGAATATGGGAGATGGATCTGTGTATGAAGGAGAAAAACTTTCTGAGATAACACACACTTATAAATATCCAGGAGATTATATAATCGTTTTGGAGTATTGGAGAAATGGATCTTTTGAACCAGAAGTTATTGCTAGAAAAAATATAACTATAGAAAATAGTAGTATCAAGATTTCTCCAATTTCTTCACCAAACGGAACAAGTATCAAGATAGAAAACTCTGGCAAGGGCGAGATAGATCTTGGTGGTTGGGAAGTTATGCTTGTCGGAAGTTCGTATATCTTGCCTAAGAATACTATAATCTTGCCATCAAAAACTATAACTCTTATGCCAGAGCAGACAGGATTTACCTTTGTCGGAAACTCTCTTTCTCTCATGGCGCCTGACCATACACTAGCTTCAACTTACAGTACTCAGCCCGTTACGAGTTATGCTTATAGTTCCGGGGGTGGGTCTACTGGGATTTCTAGAGCAGTTTCTTATGGTGGTGATAGTGATGTCGATGTGCTTCCTAGGGCATCATTTACCGATGAAGAATCTAGTAATCTTTCTGCAAACGTTATAGATTCTGGCATTTCTAAAAATACTTCCGTGTATGCGTTTTTTGTAATATTTCTTTTCTTGGTTTCTCTAGGATATTTGTATATAAGAAGAACGAGCTTTGCCAAAGCCGGAGAAGATATAGAAGACACGGCTCCAGAAGAAGAGGAAGACGGCTATGATTTCAAACTTCTAGAGTAAATCTAATTAGAAATTTTCTTCAATATAAGCGGTACTTTTTTGAAATCATTTATTAGAGTTTCTCTCATTCCTCCGTTATATAGTGCGGCTGCGGGGTGGTAAAGTGGCAAGAAATATTCTGTTTGTATATTTTTGAATTTTTTGTGTATTAGTTTACCGTGAGCTTCCGATATTTTTAGTTCAGGAAAAAAGTCATTCATAGAGTGCCTCCCGAGAAAAATTATAAGTTTTGGTTTTATAAAGTTTAGCTCTCCCAGAAGCCACTCTCTGCACGCATCTTTTTCTTCTGGTAGAGGGTCGCGGTTATCTGGTGGGCGATACTTTACTATGTTTGTTATGTAGATATCTTCTCTTTTTAGTTTTGTCGTTTCTAGCATTTCTGACAAGAATTTGCCGGCAGCTCCTATAAAAGGCCTACCTTCCTGGTCTTCTTTTTTGCCAGGTGCTTCACCAATAAATACTATATCGGATTTCGGGTTTCCGTCTCCAAACACGGGCCTAGTTGCTGACTTTTTCAATTCACATTTTGAAGATTCGTGCCATTTTTGTTGGAGTTCTGATAGATTCGCCATGCTTTTATTATACTTGTTTTTCTGATATAGTGCAGAGTGCTATGTCAATCAAGAAATTTATAATGAAAAACGCCCTTAGGGCAAAAGGTGTTTCAAAAGAAGATGCTGAGAATTTTGCAAGCAAGATAGAGGGTAACCCAGAACTGATCGCCTCTATGAAAAAACTAGAAGAAAACAAAGAAGTAAAAGCACTTTTTGAGAAAATACAAAAAGAAATAGAAGAAAAGAAAAAAACCATGCCCGAGATGTATGCAACTGTTCAGGTTATGGGTAAATACAAACAAGAAGTCATGAAGCACAGAGATGAGCTCATGCCACTTTTTGAAATGATGAACAAGTAAAAAAGTCAAAAATCATAATGCAAAACTCAAAAGTTAAATTCAAAACAGACTTAATTGAAAGAGCGTATGATTTTGGTTTAAAAGTTATATTTCTTTGTGACAAGTTACCGCAAAAAAGAAGTTCTTGGGTTATATCAGATCAAATAATAAGATCTGGCACATCTATCGGAGCAAACCTTGTTGAAGCAAAGTCCTCAAGTTCTAGATTGGAATTTAAAAGGTTTTACGAAATAGCCTTGAAAAGTGGGAACGAGTCTGTTTATTGGCTTAGACTTTTATTTGATGCAAGTTTAATAAACAAAAAAGATTTTGATTCATTAAAAGAAGAGTTAGATGAAATAAATAAAATGGTCGCTAAAAGTGTTATTAGTTTGAAGAAAAAGTTATAAGTCATATTTGTACTTTTGACTTTTAAATTTTAATTTTTAAATTATTATTATGCTCAAGATAGGAATTGTTGGACTTCCCAATGTAGGTAAATCAACGCTTTTCAATGCGCTTACAAAAAAGTGTGTTCCGGCTGAGAATTATCCGTTTTGTACTATAGACCCATCTGTGGGTATTGTTCCTGTGCCAGATGAAAGAGTAGAACTACTTTCAAAGTTTTCTAATTCCGAGAAGTCTATACCGGCAGCGATAGAGTTTGTCGATATAGCAGGACTCGTAGAAGGTGCAAGCAAGGGAGAGGGCTTGGGAAATAAATTCCTGTCTCATATAAGAGAAGTAGATGCGATACTAGAAATGGTTAGACTTTTTCCCGCCTCCGCCAAGGCTACAGGCGGGCAAGCCCCTTCTGGCGATATTGTTCATGTCTATGGGAATATAGACCCACTCAGAGATATCAAGGTTATAAATCTAGAACTTATACTTGCTGATCTAGAAGTTGCAGAAAAAAGAATCGGAACTCTAGCAAGAGATGTGAGAAGTGGCAACAAGGAAGCGATACTAGAAGAATCTATTTTGAAAAAAATAATCCCCGCTCTAGAATCAGAAAAGATGATAAACGAAATCGAGTTTGATGAGAAAGAGGCTGCAAAACTAAAAAGCATGAACTTTCTAACTTCCAAAAAGATAATTTATGGCCTCAACAAGAAAGCCGGTGCCAAAAACTTTGATGAGTCTGATCCAGAAAAGTTCAAAGAGTTTTGTGATTATATCGAGTCTTCAGGTGCTGGTTGGGTTCTACTCGATGCCAAGATAGAAGATGAACTCAAGGATTTCGAGGGTTCAGAAAAAAACGAGATGAGAGAAGCTATGGGCGGAGATGATGATGGTGTGGACCATCTCATAAAAAGGTCTTATGAAATTCTAGGATTAGAAACATATCTAACAACTGGTCCAGATGAAACTCGTGCGTGGACTATCAAGAAGGGTAGTACTGCACCAGTTGCTGGTATGGCTATACATACAGATTTCAAAGACAAATTTATCCGTGCAGAAGTTGTCTTCTGGAAAGATCTACTTGATGCAGGTTCTTATGCTGAAGCTAGAGCAAAGGGAAAAGTTAGGACGGAAGGGAAAGACTATATCGTAAAAGACGGAGATGTGATTGAATTTAAAATATAAAAATATTTTAAATTCAATCATCCTGAGCTTGTCGAATGGGTAATAGAATTCAAAATATAATTAATTTGACATTAATACAATATTGTGTTAGTATGTAGAGAAACTAGGATTTTATTCTAACGCTGTCTAGTACAATCAAAAAAAAGGAGGCAATATGTTTTGGCATACTATTGGTCAATACCAGTACGAACATGATGCAAATGGGTACACGGGATGGTACCGTTGCGTCGGAGGTAAAATGGCCAAC includes these proteins:
- a CDS encoding lamin tail domain-containing protein, with translation MNKVGKITIFVFIFLFFTQRASALVINEVMYDLDGTDTDREWIEIYNDGGSSLDIEGYKFFEANSNHTLTIYSGSYVLPAGSYAVICQKPETFLSDWPGFTGTLIDSSFSLSNESGEYLEIRDSNLATVATLSYDPSIGAAGDGNSLNRNGSSWIAASPSPGSSNNTSSNSSNDNTDNTTTTTTTTASSSSGSPTSSGETVQKQSSWSITFSMPSSGYVGDEIEIEGIVKNLFLERIRSGFFFWNMGDGSVYEGEKLSEITHTYKYPGDYIIVLEYWRNGSFEPEVIARKNITIENSSIKISPISSPNGTSIKIENSGKGEIDLGGWEVMLVGSSYILPKNTIILPSKTITLMPEQTGFTFVGNSLSLMAPDHTLASTYSTQPVTSYAYSSGGGSTGISRAVSYGGDSDVDVLPRASFTDEESSNLSANVIDSGISKNTSVYAFFVIFLFLVSLGYLYIRRTSFAKAGEDIEDTAPEEEEDGYDFKLLE
- a CDS encoding uracil-DNA glycosylase is translated as MANLSELQQKWHESSKCELKKSATRPVFGDGNPKSDIVFIGEAPGKKEDQEGRPFIGAAGKFLSEMLETTKLKREDIYITNIVKYRPPDNRDPLPEEKDACREWLLGELNFIKPKLIIFLGRHSMNDFFPELKISEAHGKLIHKKFKNIQTEYFLPLYHPAAALYNGGMRETLINDFKKVPLILKKISN
- a CDS encoding four helix bundle protein — translated: MQNSKVKFKTDLIERAYDFGLKVIFLCDKLPQKRSSWVISDQIIRSGTSIGANLVEAKSSSSRLEFKRFYEIALKSGNESVYWLRLLFDASLINKKDFDSLKEELDEINKMVAKSVISLKKKL
- the ychF gene encoding redox-regulated ATPase YchF — encoded protein: MLKIGIVGLPNVGKSTLFNALTKKCVPAENYPFCTIDPSVGIVPVPDERVELLSKFSNSEKSIPAAIEFVDIAGLVEGASKGEGLGNKFLSHIREVDAILEMVRLFPASAKATGGQAPSGDIVHVYGNIDPLRDIKVINLELILADLEVAEKRIGTLARDVRSGNKEAILEESILKKIIPALESEKMINEIEFDEKEAAKLKSMNFLTSKKIIYGLNKKAGAKNFDESDPEKFKEFCDYIESSGAGWVLLDAKIEDELKDFEGSEKNEMREAMGGDDDGVDHLIKRSYEILGLETYLTTGPDETRAWTIKKGSTAPVAGMAIHTDFKDKFIRAEVVFWKDLLDAGSYAEARAKGKVRTEGKDYIVKDGDVIEFKI